Proteins encoded together in one Miscanthus floridulus cultivar M001 chromosome 16, ASM1932011v1, whole genome shotgun sequence window:
- the LOC136514416 gene encoding uncharacterized protein At4g15545-like — MAEEGEEAAPPAAMVGEDDAAAGEAAPTVVDFGLPAELMSVLPSDPFAQLDVARRITSMALSHRLGLPRGRGAAEAALLRSQLAERDAEAEDLRERVEQLDALLAIATGRLRRAEEEKEALLRDNSALSNTVTKLNRDVAKLEVFKKTLVQSLQEDDSSDNTAPGARVAATSNFSSAPSDENSAFPTSKSSQVSETASSVSEENNQVDPDAPMPPRPGRPHVFLPSYNSTPRMTPPGSPPRRFASVSPPRRHSISITSMNMFNDRSSGFSGQHSSPFDAPSQTGRTRVDGKEFFRQVRNRLSYEQFGAFLANVKELNAHRQTREDTLRKADEIFGPENKDLYSIFESLITRNIR, encoded by the exons atggcagaggaaggggaggaggcggcgccTCCGGCCGCGATGGTGGGGGAGGACGACGCGGCGGCCGGGGAGGCGGCGCCGACCGTGGTGGACTTTGGGCTGCCCGCTGAGCTGATGTCCGTGCTGCCATCGGACCCGTTCGCTCAGCTGGACGTGGCGCGCAGGATCACCTCCATGGCGCTCTCGCACCGCCTCGGCCTGCCTCGAGGCCGAGGCG CGGCCGAGGCGGCGCTCCTGCGCTCGCAGCTCGCCGAGCGCGACGCCGAGGCCGAGGACCTCCGGGAGCGCGTCGAGCAGCTCGACGCCTTGCTCGCCATCGCCACCGGCCGCCTCCGCCGCGCCGAGGAGGAAAAG GAGGCACTGCTGCGGGACAACTCTGCGCTGTCCAACACCGTTACGAAGTTGAACAGAGATGTCGCCAAG TTGGAAGTTTTCAAAAAGACACTTGTGCAGTCCCTCCAGGAAGACGACAGCAGTGAT AATACTGCTCCCGGGGCAAGAGTTGCAGCAACTTCAAATTTCTCCTCTGCACCATCAG ATGAAAATTCTGCATTTCCAACTTCCAAATCATCACAGGTTTCAGAAACTGCAAGTTCAGTTTCGGAGGAAAATAACCAAGTTGACCCAGATG CACCTATGCCACCCCGTCCTGGACGTCCACATGTATTTTTGCCATCGTACAACAGCACACCAAGGATGACTCCCCCAGGCTCACCTCCAAGGCGTTTTGCATCGGTATCACCGCCAAGGCGGCATTCAATCTCCATTACGTCGATGAATATGTTTAATGACAGGTCCTCAGGCTTTTCTGGTCAGCATAGCTCTCCATTTGACGCTCCAAGTCAAACAG GACGAACAAGAGTTGATGGAAAGGAGTTCTTTCGTCAGGTCAG AAATCGATTATCGTATGAGCAGTTTGGTGCATTCCTGGCTAATGTGAAGGAGCTGAACGCACACAGGCAGACCAGAGAG GATACCTTAAGAAAGGCTGATGAAATCTTCGGTCCTGAAAACAAGGACCTGTACAGCATTTTTGAGAGCCTAATAACTCGCAACATTCGCTAG